A DNA window from Rubripirellula tenax contains the following coding sequences:
- a CDS encoding Flp family type IVb pilin, translating to MKNFTQSIVNFLKEEDGPTAVEYAVMLALIVVVCLAAVGTIGTNAEAKFTEVGNAIGN from the coding sequence ATGAAGAACTTCACGCAAAGCATTGTTAACTTCCTGAAGGAAGAAGATGGCCCGACCGCTGTTGAGTATGCGGTTATGTTGGCATTGATCGTCGTCGTTTGCTTGGCTGCTGTCGGTACCATCGGTACCAACGCAGAAGCCAAGTTCACCGAAGTCGGTAACGCAATCGGCAACTAG